Proteins from a single region of Phycisphaeraceae bacterium D3-23:
- the rpsS gene encoding 30S ribosomal protein S19, whose product MARSLKKGPFVNFKLYRKIEKLNQQDRHEPVKTWARSCTIVPEFVGHTFLVHNGKVFNSVFVTEDMVGHKLGEFSLTRTFRAHTTGTKAQRAAR is encoded by the coding sequence ATGGCACGTTCACTGAAAAAAGGCCCCTTCGTCAACTTCAAGCTCTATCGCAAGATCGAGAAGTTGAACCAGCAGGACCGGCACGAGCCGGTGAAGACCTGGGCCCGATCCTGCACCATCGTCCCCGAGTTTGTCGGGCACACTTTCCTGGTGCACAACGGCAAAGTTTTTAACAGCGTGTTCGTGACCGAAGACATGGTCGGGCACAAGCTCGGCGAGTTCTCGCTGACGCGGACCTTCCGCGCACACACGACCGGCACCAAGGCACAACGCGCCGCACGATAA
- the rplB gene encoding 50S ribosomal protein L2, giving the protein MAIRIYKPKTAGRRNASVNLYSEVTKTKPEKSLLEKKSKTGGRNHHGKLTARNIGGGNKQRYRRIDWSRKKDDMTAKVVGIEYDPNRSANIALLQYEDGEKRYIIAPKTLTSGDTVVSSLEKIEPKAGNCMPIKHIPTGLNLYCIELQPGKGGQLCRSAGNTARLTNREEKWATLVLPSGETRQVSVECKATIGEVGNSDHNRVKLGKAGINRNRGRRPHVRGMAKNHHEHPMGGGDNSSSGNRPPSSKTGVLSKGGGTRKRGKQSNKRIIRRRTSKRYGQLKLRD; this is encoded by the coding sequence ATGGCCATCCGCATCTACAAACCGAAAACCGCCGGCCGACGCAACGCCTCGGTCAACCTCTACTCGGAGGTCACCAAGACCAAGCCCGAGAAGTCGCTTCTGGAAAAGAAGTCGAAGACCGGCGGCCGCAACCACCACGGCAAGCTGACCGCGCGCAATATCGGCGGCGGCAACAAGCAGCGCTACCGCCGCATCGACTGGTCGCGTAAGAAAGATGACATGACCGCGAAGGTTGTCGGCATCGAGTACGACCCCAACCGCTCGGCCAACATCGCGCTGCTCCAGTACGAGGACGGCGAGAAGCGGTACATCATCGCGCCCAAGACGTTGACCAGTGGCGACACGGTTGTTTCCTCGCTGGAGAAGATCGAGCCCAAGGCCGGCAACTGCATGCCGATCAAGCACATCCCGACGGGGCTGAACCTCTACTGCATCGAGCTCCAGCCCGGCAAGGGCGGGCAGCTGTGCCGCTCGGCTGGCAACACGGCCCGCCTGACCAACCGCGAAGAAAAATGGGCGACCCTCGTCCTGCCCTCGGGCGAAACCCGCCAGGTCAGCGTCGAGTGCAAGGCGACGATCGGCGAGGTCGGCAACTCCGACCACAACCGCGTCAAGCTCGGTAAGGCCGGCATCAACCGCAACCGAGGCCGACGCCCGCACGTCCGCGGCATGGCCAAGAACCACCACGAACACCCGATGGGCGGCGGCGACAACAGCTCGTCGGGCAACCGGCCCCCGTCGTCCAAGACCGGCGTGTTGTCCAAGGGTGGCGGAACCCGTAAACGCGGCAAGCAGAGCAACAAACGCATCATCCGCCGACGCACCAGCAAGCGTTACGGCCAGCTCAAGCTCCGCGACTAA
- the rplW gene encoding 50S ribosomal protein L23, protein MKQPTTIIKRPLITEKSTWEASREIPKGKREGQPVNRYAFVVDKAARKPEIRAAIQELYGVRVEKVATQIRKGKYFRTKFGPAKTANWKKAVVQLHPDDRIDLF, encoded by the coding sequence ATGAAACAGCCCACCACCATCATCAAGCGTCCGCTCATCACCGAGAAGTCGACCTGGGAGGCCTCCCGCGAGATCCCCAAGGGCAAACGCGAGGGCCAGCCGGTCAACCGCTACGCCTTCGTCGTCGACAAGGCCGCCCGCAAGCCGGAGATCCGTGCCGCGATCCAGGAGCTCTACGGCGTCCGCGTCGAGAAGGTCGCCACGCAGATCCGCAAGGGCAAGTACTTCCGCACGAAGTTCGGCCCCGCAAAGACCGCTAACTGGAAGAAGGCCGTCGTCCAGCTCCACCCCGACGACCGGATCGACCTGTTCTAA
- the rplD gene encoding 50S ribosomal protein L4: protein MIEIPVYNTSGKQTGTYELDESKLGGEVRHALLKQAYVRLHANKRPLNQATKNRSMVQGSTRKLYKQKGTGNARRGDKKANILRGGGSAKAKVAHSWRQDMPAKMRKLANRNAILAKAVDGELKLIDGLAFDGPSTKQFATILESLSIDRTCLVALGDTREAVAKSARNLEHVDVTGVDRLNAFDVLNHRYLLADKQAFEDYISKTTASVKEVNAQEVAA, encoded by the coding sequence ATGATCGAAATACCCGTCTACAACACGTCCGGCAAGCAGACCGGCACCTACGAGCTCGACGAGTCGAAGCTCGGCGGTGAGGTGCGCCACGCGCTGCTCAAGCAGGCCTATGTCCGCCTCCACGCGAACAAACGCCCGCTCAACCAGGCCACCAAAAACCGCAGCATGGTGCAGGGCTCGACCCGCAAGCTCTACAAGCAGAAGGGCACGGGCAACGCCCGCCGCGGCGACAAGAAAGCCAACATCCTCCGTGGCGGCGGCAGCGCGAAGGCCAAGGTCGCCCACTCCTGGCGTCAGGACATGCCCGCCAAGATGCGGAAGCTCGCCAACCGCAACGCGATCCTGGCCAAGGCCGTGGACGGCGAACTCAAACTGATCGACGGCCTCGCGTTTGACGGCCCCTCGACCAAGCAGTTCGCCACGATTCTTGAATCACTCAGCATCGACCGTACCTGCCTCGTCGCGCTCGGCGACACCCGCGAAGCCGTCGCCAAGTCGGCCCGCAACCTCGAACATGTGGACGTGACCGGCGTCGATCGGCTTAACGCCTTCGACGTGCTCAACCACCGCTACCTCCTCGCCGACAAGCAGGCGTTCGAGGACTACATCAGCAAGACCACGGCCTCCGTCAAGGAAGTCAACGCCCAGGAGGTCGCGGCCTAA
- the rplC gene encoding 50S ribosomal protein L3 — protein MATAILGRKIGMTRYYDGDGKNIPVTIIQAGPCFVSQVKSMESDGYDAIQIAFEDVKARNSTFPMIGHDAKAGFGAKRFHREMRLGEGESANYELGQEIAVDAFDEIKYVDVVGTSKGKGTQGAMKRHGFKGQEASHGVERKHRSPGSIGGRSSNLGTGKPKKGIRMAGRMGNERVTVRSVEVVGIDKEQGLLLVKGPVPGANKGMVMVREATRLYKRKAKNA, from the coding sequence ATGGCTACCGCAATCCTCGGCCGCAAAATTGGCATGACCCGGTACTACGACGGCGACGGGAAGAACATCCCCGTCACCATCATCCAGGCCGGCCCGTGCTTTGTGTCGCAGGTCAAGAGCATGGAGTCAGACGGCTACGACGCGATCCAGATCGCGTTTGAAGACGTCAAGGCCCGCAACTCGACCTTCCCGATGATCGGCCACGACGCGAAGGCCGGCTTCGGCGCCAAGCGTTTCCACCGCGAGATGCGGCTGGGCGAGGGCGAGTCGGCCAACTACGAGCTGGGCCAGGAGATCGCCGTCGACGCATTCGACGAGATCAAGTACGTCGATGTGGTCGGCACAAGCAAAGGCAAGGGGACCCAGGGCGCGATGAAGCGTCACGGGTTCAAGGGCCAGGAAGCCAGCCACGGCGTCGAGCGCAAGCACCGCAGCCCGGGCTCGATCGGCGGCCGATCGAGCAACCTCGGTACCGGCAAGCCCAAGAAGGGCATCCGCATGGCGGGCCGGATGGGCAACGAACGCGTGACCGTGCGATCCGTTGAGGTCGTCGGCATTGATAAGGAACAGGGCCTGCTGCTCGTGAAGGGGCCCGTCCCCGGCGCGAACAAGGGCATGGTGATGGTTCGGGAGGCAACCCGCTTGTACAAGCGCAAGGCAAAGAACGCCTAG
- the rpsJ gene encoding 30S ribosomal protein S10, with amino-acid sequence MQAGKIRIRMEAYDHQALDASAKDIVDHAKRTNARVSGPIPLPTRIERYTVLRGPHVDKKSREQFEIRTHKRIIDIKEYTPRTIEALNRLVVPAGVFVKIKA; translated from the coding sequence ATGCAGGCAGGCAAGATTCGAATTCGGATGGAAGCGTACGATCACCAGGCACTCGATGCCTCGGCAAAAGATATCGTCGACCACGCCAAGCGAACGAACGCACGCGTCTCGGGGCCGATCCCGCTGCCCACGCGTATCGAACGCTACACCGTCTTGCGTGGCCCGCACGTTGATAAGAAGAGCCGTGAGCAGTTCGAGATCCGCACCCACAAGCGGATCATCGACATCAAGGAATACACCCCCCGGACCATCGAGGCGCTCAACCGCCTGGTCGTCCCCGCCGGTGTCTTCGTCAAGATCAAGGCGTAG
- a CDS encoding PEP-CTERM sorting domain-containing protein, producing the protein MNNRRLMIGCLAVSACFVVSEARANAADARLQLTFTLDDVIYTDTATNEMRSAVFETSSEVGDLQFEDFGPNTNTFMGGGPSNPPGSVGFGSASEMQLVNGLDPFVDDIDMDAFGIGDSFMLTMDAFATVSTPGAVFFGQVASDAELFFTSFSDTSVAFTFEFSYEAELTGSLDTTFLPGSTSVFGEGLNVNGRAVDDASGNEYMFEVFDAVPDTPYFDFVEFHSADSVLPLGDSASGSFSVAFNPGDSDLSINFLSGLTVNARIDDVTELGDYNADGFVGAADLDILLANWGDAVTAGNLAQGDGSGDGLIGQADLQIVLDNWGDGTPPNVVPEPGTLAVFGLGGFALLRRRR; encoded by the coding sequence ATGAACAATCGCCGTCTAATGATCGGATGCCTGGCTGTTTCGGCCTGCTTTGTTGTCTCCGAGGCCAGGGCCAATGCCGCCGATGCCCGGCTGCAATTGACCTTCACTCTGGACGATGTCATCTACACGGACACGGCCACGAACGAGATGCGCTCGGCCGTCTTCGAGACCTCGTCGGAGGTCGGAGACTTGCAGTTCGAGGACTTTGGGCCCAACACGAACACGTTCATGGGCGGTGGGCCGAGCAACCCGCCCGGCAGCGTCGGCTTTGGCAGCGCGTCCGAGATGCAGCTTGTCAACGGGCTGGACCCGTTCGTGGATGACATCGACATGGACGCGTTCGGGATCGGCGACAGCTTCATGCTGACGATGGACGCCTTCGCCACCGTCTCGACTCCCGGTGCCGTGTTCTTTGGCCAGGTCGCCAGTGACGCCGAGTTGTTCTTCACATCCTTCAGCGATACAAGCGTCGCGTTCACGTTTGAGTTTTCCTACGAGGCCGAGCTCACCGGCTCGCTGGATACAACCTTTTTGCCGGGGTCCACTTCCGTGTTCGGCGAGGGGCTGAACGTCAACGGCCGCGCCGTCGATGACGCCTCCGGCAACGAGTACATGTTTGAAGTCTTTGATGCGGTCCCCGATACGCCATACTTTGACTTCGTCGAGTTTCACTCGGCGGATTCGGTGCTCCCGCTAGGCGACTCGGCTTCCGGCTCGTTCAGCGTGGCCTTCAACCCCGGCGACAGCGACCTGAGCATCAACTTCCTATCGGGTCTGACTGTAAATGCGAGGATCGACGATGTCACTGAACTTGGCGACTACAACGCAGACGGCTTCGTCGGAGCAGCAGACCTTGACATCCTCCTTGCCAACTGGGGCGACGCCGTCACGGCCGGGAACCTCGCGCAAGGCGACGGCAGCGGCGACGGCCTGATCGGGCAGGCCGACCTCCAGATCGTCCTCGACAACTGGGGCGATGGCACACCCCCTAACGTGGTCCCTGAACCCGGCACGCTAGCTGTCTTCGGCCTCGGCGGCTTCGCCTTGCTACGACGCCGGCGATAG